The Silene latifolia isolate original U9 population chromosome 4, ASM4854445v1, whole genome shotgun sequence region TTTCAATGTTTCTTCTACTTTCTGCTGTATTTTGTCAATACTTTTATGTCCAGTGGATGGTTAATAGTCTGTTCTTACATTGCTATATTTGAGAGATATTTTTGTAATAAACATCATGCTGTCATATGGTCTATTTCTCACAGGTGGTGAAACATGTCAATCGGGGTGAAAATCCAGCTCGCTTTCAACGTACTGATCAATGGCGTCCAGTTTATTCATGGTTAGAGTCATTAGATTTGGATGATGTTATCGGTTCCAATGAGATATCTGACTGGCTGGCTGCGAACCCTGAAGTGTATGATCAGTTGTCCGTACGACACTCCCGTCATCATCTGATGCACTATGTTAAGAAATGTCACATCAAGATACTCAAGAAAAAGAAGGTAATTGGTATTATCGGATTCTATCTTGacttcatttgacaaaaaaattcTACTTTCTAGTAGCGAATGTGTTTTTGGTTGTCCTGTCAAGTATCAAGTATGACTTTCTAAACTTTGAAAATTTTTGTAATAGGGTAAGCAGTTTAAGCCAAATTTAACAGCTCATAGGAATGTGAATCATCTTCAACTGTCGAATATGTCAGCTTCTATCTCCGGTATGTTAAACAACAAAGTTAGTCCTTTCTTTTATGAGATAAGTTCTAGTGACTACTCTGAAAAAAACAAAAGATAACTTCGAGTGTAAAAGGTTACATATGCTCTTAGCAAGCCTTTTTGTTGCATATAAATTATAATCCATATATAGTTTCATACTTTCATAGAGATGCATGCAGATTGTAGATGATCAAACTTCTGGTTTGATTCTTTTATGCGTATTATTTATCTTCTGGTTTGATTCTATTTTGCGTATTATTTAGGGAATTATCTATGTTAACCTCTAGTTCACTTTTCATAGATGTCATTCTCAACTATGAGCTTTACCGTCATTGCTTTTGAAGGATTTTTTCCCATAATGTTTGGATGGAAAATTAACACTTCTGGACTTGTGTAATTAAGTTACAATAGGTAAGAAGTAGTCAGCTTTGTAGTACAAATGTAATTCACTCGTAATTGAGTGTTAAAGTACTCTGGTTAGGTGTATTATAATAAACATAATGTTCTGGTTCGTAAAGttcgtttcattgatttttgtTGTGTCAAATTTAACATACAAAATTTTATTAGTAAACTACCCTGAAATAAAGAAAATCAAACATTATAATCTTGCTAAAGACTCTTCATAAAGGAAGACAACAAATAACCAAACTAAAATACTAGCCAGATATAATGATAAATGCAAAACTTACTATTTTCTCATCTAAATGAATATTACGTTATGCCCGTCATCTTCTTTTGGAAACGAAGCCAACGTCAAAACTTAGTAAATACTTATGTAAATGAATATATATTGTGGATCTAAGCGTctaagcatgatattcaacactTCCGAGCCAATCTTTGAAATTCCATATTTTCTTTATCCACACAACTAATAAATTTGCTAAGTTTAGCCATCCAATACGAATTCAGACAAACTAATGTGTCTTGGTCAGTTGGTGAAACCTGTGTGCAAGTAGATTGCGATTCAATTTAGTGCACAATTCGTAGGCTACTTGAGCGAATCCAAAAACATAAGGATTAATTCAGTATTTGAACTAAAATTCATTTACAACTAATTGGTTATTTCTTCTGTCCCCACCCTTCCTTGGCACTGTCCGTCCTCCTTTCACATTCCCAATGGCACAACCACCTTGTCTCCTATCAACCCCTCCATCACCTCCTCGCCTCTCTTACTCCCCTCCAAACCATTGCTAGCGAGTCCCTACAGATTCTATCTCAAATGAAACACCAGGAAAGACATTCGCTGTATTCGATATCCTTCCTCATTTACATTACAACCTTTCTCCCACTTTGTTTTTGCAAGTTGCAAGTCTTCCAAGCTCCTGAACCTAATCCTGTACCCCAACCTGCTTGTGAAGATGTCGACGAGCATTTCTGGGGTATTAGACAGCCCAGACAGGTGCTTGATGTGGCATAAAGCTTACACCAGTGATATCAAATGTCTGCAAAGAAGCTGAAGTTGTGCTGGGGTAAAGGAGAAAAGAATAGGTACGTCCGATAGCCTTCTCAACCAAAGGAAAGTGGTTGGGCGAGGAAGGGAGAGGATTGCTGGGCGTTATGATCAAGAGATGGGAGGGGAGGTTGCATTGGGGATCCAAGAGAGGGACGGGACTATTAGCTGGGGTGGTTGGAGACTTGGAGATATGAATGATGGTGAGGATAGAGAGAAAATTGAGTACTTCTGTTGCATCTATTATTGCAATTAGCTCTTAATCATAGTTTTAGTCTTTAATCTGACTTGATCAGAAAATTGTTATAAATTTGTTGAAAGGGACATTTGGGGTTTTTGTGGATAATGCTCGAAAAGTGTAGGTGACAACTCGGCAATCTTGCAACATTAGGGTTAATACAGACGATTTCCCTATTATTCATTGACGGTTTACTTCTCAATTACACTTGCTATGAAATAAGCCTAATCAATTGTTCTACTGATTTGTGGCTTTGTTAGTTCTAGAGATTTTGATTATTTGATCAATCTGTAAGGTTAATATGAATCTCCTGCATATTTTTCCTTGGACAGGAAacccttttctcttcttttttgaTTGGTCCTACCGTCCTAGTTTACTGACCATGAGGACTTAACATGTATTGCTACATCAAACTTAGGAGAATAGTTAGAGCCTTCTTATTCAATTTGTGGTCGTTGCCTATTATAAAAAAGAGTTATTTAATAAGAATACTCTAAACTATTGACcgtcttctcaaaatactctgaaCTTCAATTTAACTCACAATACACCATACAATTAGCCCCGTCTTCTCGTATTATACTTAGAGTCATTTTTAACCTGTAAAATCAGCTTAAAAAAATTTAAGTGGGTCCTCCATCACCCTCCAACCACTGTCACTCCATTCTTTTCCATTCACCAGCCATATCCCCACACCATACTCGGCCACCATTCACCACTGCAGCCTCTCGCAACTGCCGCAATTTTCTGTCGTCGACCACTATTCTCAAACCTCACCTCCTTATCTCCCAATTTCGTCTATAAAGCACAGTCAACGGCAGCCGTGCCTCGCCTTCGTACTGTCGACCACTGTAACTCCGACCTCGTGCCTCTTGACAGACATGCCTTGCCTCTTCCTCGTTGTCGCCGTACTCTTTCACCAACAATCGAGATAATTTAACGCAACCCTAGATCCCCAAATTGATTTGGGGATAAATGTTAATTTGGGGGTCGAAAGGTTGTTGGAGGATTTTATAGAGAACACAGATTTAGTACCACCAAAATCTAGCATAATAATGAAGTTTAATCAACTAGTTTGAACATTTTCTTTGGATTTATAAACTTTTAATGTTAGCCAACTAAGGAGTTTAAGAAATTGCATCAACATTAATTATTTGGTTTCCTCTATGACGTCTTTTGATTTTCCAGTTCAAGGTTTGAGTGTTGTTAATAGGGACTTAGAGTACCTGGATTGTCAAAGCCTGATGAACAAGGTGGTTCTGGGTGGATGGTGACTACGGTTGTAGTGTTGGTGATGATAAAGGTAGGGTGGGTCATTGGTGGATTTGTATGGAGAATGAAAGGTAGTGACTTGCCAAACAGGTAGCCGGTAACTCGAGTGTAATATGAGAAGAGGGGCCTAATTGTATAGTTTATTGTGAGTTAATTTGAAGTtcggagtattttgagaagacaGTCAATAGGTTGGAGTATTCTTATAAAATAATCCTATAAAAAAAGGACCTTTATATTTATTCTCCTCCCAACTGAACATCACAGAATAAATATTCATTTGCAGGCAAACAGTTCAAAATTGATTAGGTTCCTTAGGTTTAATGGCATGTTTGATCGAGTCTTTTAGTCTGGGTGGTTATCTTCGGTAGAAAGTACAAAACCTTGTGAGTTGTGACTCTTATCACCTATGGATATGGTATAGTCATTATTTGTTTCCATTGGACCGAACCATTATAAAGGTGTAATTTTGGCGTGGTCTAATGCTATGCATCTTACATAGACGAGTTTTAACGACTTCTGGATACAATTGGACTAGTGGGGGATAGCAGTTCTCTTTTCTTGTCCTTTAGGGACAACATACAACGTATATAGATTAAAATCTGTGAACGTAACTGTAGGATGCTAAATTGTTTACTTTGACCGTATATGTTGCACCAGTAGGGTGACATTGGTGATAGTGTGATACTAGGATGTGGACCGGTGACGGAATGAGTTCTTTTTCTTGTAAATCCTTCATTAtattagcaaaatttatttttcatttgtttatttcatttttaaatgCGAGGGCTCATTTCAAAGTTCGAGCTTTTGTTTGGACTATGGCATTGGGTAACATTTATACCATTGTGTATGTTGACATATCTCACAGCTATTTTTGCTTTTTGGCATTGTTGATCCTTGTTAAAATAATTCTTACTGGTGGGAGGGAAGAGTTGTGTTCATCCTAGAATAATGGGCCACCTACAAGCTTATTATGTCAACCTAGGAAGGTCAGGCCGTAAGTTTAAGTTAGGGGAGGGTCATTTAGCATTGGGCAAAAGCATTTAGAGGTTTTAGGAAATCAGTGACCAGATTTTACAACAAAATTGGAACAGCTTATAATTGTGTAACTTGTGTCTTTAAATATATCCGTGGTGTTTTTCATATTTATCTAGATCCATTTGAATGGGAGTTGCAGTCTAGCTGTTGATGTTCGTTCACATTGAGCTGTGAATGGACGATACTATGTGATATCTGCTTGCTTATAAGTAAAAATATATGGTTTTGCGAGTCACAACAGTTGAGGATGGAGAATATGGCTCCCTTTAATTCTCTGGAATTGCCTCATTATTCACTTTGGCCCATTGTTAAACTAAAGGGAATAGTACTTCACTAAGAGTTGGATATCTACCGCCCACTAGACTTTCTTAATACTTGTGCCAGAACGAAATTCAGTCGTTTTAGATACTTAGACGGAATAGTATATTTCTACTTATTGAGATAATCCATATTCTGTGCTGCACCTCTTTTTCCTTTAAGCTGGGGTGTTATCTCATGTCTAGATGCTTTACCAGTTTCTTTCACCCTTAGCAGCCAGTTTTGCTGGAATGACTAGCCCAAGTGGATTCGTCTTTTGTCATGGCTCTTTGTCATTATGATTGTCATTCAATGATTCATTTTGCAGCTAATCCATTGACGAATGTCCCTAAGGATAGCAATCTGTATCGAGTAAAACGGGAAGAAGCTCTATGCAAGTATGAGATGTAAGTTCTGCTTTTATCCCCATTCTGATTTGCAATCACATAATTACATTGTCTATCAGCATTGGTGGTATTCACTTTCACCCAATCCCTGTCTATCCTTTCTTCCTCACTTTCGCTTCTCCCTCAACGTATCAACAATAGCAGTAACCCATTACTCAACAGGTTTTGCCTATTCTAAGGTAAAGGTGTCCGATGTAGGTAATAAAATTGGTTACCCCTTTATTGAACATTTGAACATATAGAGAAACTGTTTCTAGATGACGCATATTAACTAGCTTTGAGTATTGCATTGAACCGACTGTTGCCTCACTATACAAAAGTGGGGATAATTTAGTACGACATTCAGTTTTATTCCATCATATGCGAAAAATTGGTGCTCAATGAATGTGCAGTCTAGTTGAATTGGAGAAGAAGCTTTCTGCGGTCATTTCAGAGGGAAATGCAGCTGGGAATTCAAAGGACTCTTGATCAGTATGTGGAAAGGTAGGTTCATTACTACGGCATAGCTTTGAATGTTCTTGTAAATATTTAGCCAGCTAGTGCGGAAATACGACTGTCATTTGTAGTAGTCTAATGTTTCTTGTCATTCTACCAGAGTACAGGAATGAATATGTCAATGTAACCTAGACCCTAAGGGGTTTAAAAAATGGTTGATTTTTAATGACAGGTCTAACTAACATTTACTTGTAGAATTTGTTAAAACTATTTGCTAATTTGCGGTAGATTTAAAAGATTGTTATGTTATTAACGCTAAGGGTTGACCCCAATGGTAAAGAGTCAAGCTTCTGACTTTTAAGGGTTCGATTCCCATTGTGAAAATATAGCTTGCTTTGTTGTTGGATTATCATTCATtttcttaagcttaagacggataatgTCTGTTTTAAATAAAAAAATGTGTATTTATTATTACTTCCTAGTAAttgaatttattatttttttgtcgAAGTTCTTTTTTTCCCAATTCTTgcaaattttacgttatagtgtGTGAACTCGATCATAACTTTTATTATTAATTTGCCGTTTGGTTGTGACGTTTGTGAAAAAGAGATTTGttgttttcaaaaacacaaaatcaATCCATATCACTATAtgcctaacctaataataatggGCCACGAACATGTCAACGGAAATCTCGTCATTGCAAGAAACAAAGACCAAACGAAGATTTCACAGTTTAGTCCTACTTCATATCtatatcaaacaaaaaaaaaaaaatcattaaaaaaaaaGTGGTTATGCAAGCGTCACGGCTGATTTATGCACGTTTAACTCGAACAGAATGAACAGAATTCATGTCATCACACAAATTTTAGGTTACAATTGCGATTGTTATCTTATCTTCTGCCGTCATTTCTTCCAAAGTGACAAACAAATGTGATCAAATGGAGTTTGTGAATTAATTAAGGAAAAAATAGATGTCATGTATGAATTAAAAccttgaaaacaaaaaaaaacattacTCTGTATACTAAGAAAAAGGATATAACAGggttcgtgagaaaaagaatagTTAGGTTCcgtttggcaagacatttcaggtacctggtTTGGTCAAAATAGCTTATTTGATCAAAATTTTAGGTACCTTAattttttgtaagcgtttgacaagtagcttatttggttaaataagctacctgaaatgagtagcatttgagattttagATACCTGATTTAGTTTGATTTCTCGTTTTTACCCTTTAAATCtttaatattaaataattatcatattctTTTacatcatttcatcaaaatcagttaccttttcagttaatttgccaaacattttttttatataatcagctaccttatcagttcctaattttcagctaccttatcagtcaCATTTTCAGGTtttagttaccttttcagttttcagctacattttcggttagttttaccaaacagagccttagtaTATTGTGTAAGATACTTTGGTGAAGATGATAAAAAATAGATCCTAACATAATCTAATTATAGTGGATGAAAATAGTTAAAAGAATACATTTTATAATAAACTTGTGTAAGATTATACTTACATAAGAGCATCTCCAATAGTTTAGCTTTAGAACTTGCTCgcaattttaaaaaaattataagcTAGTAGCTTAACCATTGAATTTGTACAAGTGACTAGTTTTGCTCAAATGGACCAACAAAATTTCTGAGGCAGTAGCTTCATGGACCCACGAGATAAATGTAAGTAcgtaaccaatagaaaaatagtGGTAATAATTTTGGAAATTGAATAAATAAATAGAGAAGTGTTTTAAGTGGGTCCAATCAAGCTATTTCTCCCTCCAtatcagaccaatggtaacatggtaaaaaatggggtttttaagaaaagagggtaaaagtaagggtaaagagggaaaaaatagatGGGGTATGTAATTCTGGGtttaattgtgagttggtaggtggggtatgtaatgacattttgtgtaaatatcaaatgggtataaggataatttggtaatgttgtaggccaaataaggaatgttaccattggtatGGTACGGCtgtattaggtaagtgttaccattggtctggtatggagggagtagtaaatTAGCTTAACCATTGGTGTTACTTGTTAGGGTGAGCAAAtttaggtccggaccggaaaaaatggaccggaccggaccatttggtctggaccaGACCTGGACCGAATTATtttggtccggtcctcggtcctcatTTTTTCAGGGTTTGGTCTTCGGTCTAGTCCGGTCCAAGACCGATTAATTTAGGTCCGGACCGAATGGACCAAATTTTATGTTTTTAATGACGCAACATTAAAATATTATGaatcaaataaatattttattttcaaaagacATTATAAATTAGTATTGTCAATGATTTTCATAGAAAGAGTCGTCTAATTACTTAAATGCATTTTATTTAGCggaattaaaatgtaattatcatatacGAAATAGTGAAAAaactaattttaggtccatttcggcccaagaccggaccggaccaaatatttcgggtttggtccggtccaagaccgaaagttttaggtcTGATCTTCGGTCCAGTAATTTTTattttcggtcttcggtccggtccggtttagTCCGGTTCAGCccggtcttggaccgattctCAACCCTAATTGGTGTAAATTGTAGCTTGAAATTATTGTAGCTTAAAAAATtgatgtggcaaaggtaagctagtagCAACTAGATTATTACCATTGAAGATGCTCTAAAAATTTTCCTAGTGTGGGTGTTGTATGCCGGGATGTGAGGGGGAAGGTGCTGTGGGGTCTGTCCTTGGTGGTGGAGCAAGAGTGGGAACCTCAGTTGGCGGAAGCAGTTGCGATCTATGAAGGTGTTCGGGAAGCGGTGCGAAGACATCATACTCATGTGGTCGTGGAAAGCGATTGTTTACCTGTTGTTGAGGCACTAAGGAAGAGGGTCTCAGGAAGAAGTAGTCTAGCTTTAGTTTTCGAGGACATTTTATCGCTTTGTAATTCTTTTGTTTCTGTTAGAT contains the following coding sequences:
- the LOC141652833 gene encoding uncharacterized protein LOC141652833, yielding MEEKIENAEEGAIVTVGVAEIHSSLPSHSQVVKHVNRGENPARFQRTDQWRPVYSWLESLDLDDVIGSNEISDWLAANPEVYDQLSVRHSRHHLMHYVKKCHIKILKKKKGKQFKPNLTAHRNVNHLQLSNMSASISANPLTNVPKDSNLYRVKREEALCKYEILVELEKKLSAVISEGNAAGNSKDS